From a region of the Halolamina sp. CBA1230 genome:
- a CDS encoding NAD-dependent epimerase/dehydratase family protein: protein MPDTALVVGGTRFVGRHTVEELLTNDYHVTTFTRGESENPFADREPVESVHGDRTDRSALEDARDAVDPEIVIDTCAYHPGDVETATEVFADAEAYVYVSSGSAYDAPDVPLREDGTALHDCTPEQATDDSMESYGPRKAEGDRVVARAAEQGVNAMAVRPMLVYGPHDYTERFAYWTDRVAEYDEVVVPFDGDSLLHRSYVEDVASALRIVAERGDAGEAYNVADRNTFSLSRSLELAAAGLDTDVEIVRTGPSDLDAAGVDATDFPLYTPQPALAATGKLAALGWESTDPAEAVARTARAHREEGRDGAENGPDRETEERVIEAAR, encoded by the coding sequence ATGCCCGACACCGCGCTCGTCGTCGGCGGCACCCGCTTCGTCGGCCGCCACACCGTCGAGGAGCTGCTCACCAACGACTACCACGTCACGACGTTCACCCGCGGGGAGTCCGAGAACCCGTTCGCGGATCGGGAGCCCGTCGAGTCGGTCCACGGCGACCGGACGGACCGCTCCGCGCTCGAGGACGCCCGCGACGCGGTCGACCCCGAGATCGTGATCGACACCTGCGCGTACCACCCCGGCGACGTGGAGACCGCGACGGAGGTGTTCGCCGACGCCGAAGCGTACGTGTACGTCTCCTCCGGCTCCGCCTACGACGCGCCGGACGTGCCGCTGCGCGAGGACGGGACCGCGCTCCACGACTGTACGCCCGAGCAGGCGACCGACGACTCGATGGAGAGCTACGGGCCGCGGAAAGCCGAGGGCGACCGCGTCGTCGCCCGCGCGGCCGAGCAGGGCGTGAACGCGATGGCGGTCCGCCCGATGCTCGTCTACGGCCCGCACGACTACACCGAGCGGTTCGCCTACTGGACCGACCGCGTCGCGGAGTACGACGAAGTGGTCGTCCCGTTCGACGGCGACAGCCTCCTCCACCGTTCCTACGTCGAGGACGTGGCCAGTGCGCTCCGGATCGTCGCAGAACGTGGGGACGCGGGGGAAGCGTACAACGTCGCGGACCGGAACACGTTCTCGCTCTCGCGCTCGCTCGAACTCGCTGCGGCGGGGCTGGATACCGACGTGGAGATCGTCCGGACGGGGCCGAGTGATCTCGATGCGGCGGGCGTCGACGCCACCGACTTCCCGCTGTACACTCCCCAGCCTGCGCTGGCGGCGACGGGGAAGCTGGCCGCGCTGGGATGGGAATCGACCGATCCGGCAGAGGCGGTTGCGAGGACGGCACGTGCGCATCGGGAGGAGGGTCGTGATGGCGCCGAAAACGGGCCTGATCGGGAGACGGAGGAGCGCGTTATCGAGGCGGCTCGGTAG
- a CDS encoding molybdopterin-binding protein, with amino-acid sequence MEVAIVTVGDEILAGDTRNTNAERLARRLDERGATVARMLTIPDDRELIAGIVDDWRRQFDAVIVGGGLGGTHDDVTMAAVADAFGRELVLEAEVREDLIEHMADYEGVDPDDLDPAEVDLDLEAWGATPAGARPLLNPVGLCPGAVVENVYVFPGPPAEFEAMFDLVAEAFGGDAVSETFETTAPEGSLTDTLDQFREQFDLVVGSYPSRSGRNRLKVTGSDPDAVAEGVDWLRERVATPET; translated from the coding sequence ATGGAGGTGGCCATCGTCACCGTCGGCGACGAGATCCTCGCCGGCGACACGCGGAACACGAACGCCGAGCGGCTCGCGCGCCGGCTCGACGAACGCGGCGCGACCGTCGCCCGGATGCTCACGATCCCCGACGACCGCGAACTGATCGCCGGGATCGTCGACGACTGGCGCCGGCAGTTCGACGCCGTGATCGTCGGCGGCGGCCTCGGCGGCACGCACGACGACGTGACGATGGCCGCCGTCGCCGACGCGTTCGGCCGCGAACTCGTGCTGGAGGCGGAGGTTCGTGAGGACCTGATCGAGCACATGGCCGACTACGAGGGCGTCGATCCCGACGATCTCGATCCCGCGGAGGTCGACCTGGATCTCGAAGCCTGGGGCGCGACGCCGGCCGGCGCGCGACCGCTTCTCAACCCCGTGGGGCTCTGTCCGGGCGCTGTCGTCGAGAACGTCTACGTGTTCCCCGGCCCGCCCGCGGAGTTCGAGGCGATGTTCGACCTGGTCGCCGAGGCGTTCGGCGGCGACGCGGTCAGCGAGACGTTCGAGACCACGGCACCTGAGGGGTCGCTGACCGACACGCTCGATCAGTTCCGCGAGCAGTTCGACCTCGTCGTCGGCAGCTACCCCTCCCGTTCGGGGCGGAACCGGCTCAAAGTCACCGGGAGCGACCCTGACGCCGTCGCCGAGGGGGTCGACTGGCTCCGGGAGCGCGTCGCGACGCCCGAGACGTAG
- a CDS encoding multidrug efflux SMR transporter: protein MAWYLLLAAGLFEIAWAIGLEYSDGLTEPLPTAGTVVALVASMILLAKAVQQLPVGTAYAVWTGIGAVGTASLGVVLFDESASPERLAFIGVIVVGIVGLHMTST from the coding sequence ATGGCGTGGTACCTCCTGCTCGCGGCAGGGCTGTTCGAGATCGCGTGGGCGATCGGACTCGAGTACTCCGACGGGCTCACGGAGCCGTTGCCGACCGCCGGCACGGTCGTCGCGCTCGTGGCGTCGATGATCCTGCTCGCGAAAGCCGTCCAGCAGCTCCCCGTGGGGACCGCTTACGCGGTCTGGACCGGGATCGGCGCCGTCGGGACGGCCTCGCTGGGCGTGGTGCTGTTCGACGAGTCCGCCAGCCCCGAGCGGTTGGCGTTCATCGGCGTGATCGTGGTTGGGATCGTCGGGCTCCACATGACCTCCACGTAA
- a CDS encoding alcohol dehydrogenase has protein sequence MRAVQVPEPGGGFELVEREVPAPGPEAVRIGVDACGVCHSDSFVEAGSYPGIDYPRTPGHEVAGRIDAVGEDVTAWSVGDRVGVGWHGGHCFACEPCRRGDFINCEHQTITGIHTDGGYAEYMTAPREALAAVPEELDAVAAAPLLCAGVTTFNGLRNTGAGPGDLVAVLGIGGLGHLGLQFASHAGFETVAVSRGTEKAELARELGADHFVDSEAEDPAAALRELGGARVVFGTAPSKAAIESVVGGLGPNGQLVLVAGPEEPVELPVGSLIDGRSSVNGWASGTARDSQDTLEFSALRDVTPMVETFPLDEAAAAFEAMHEGDVRFRSVIVP, from the coding sequence ATGCGTGCGGTGCAGGTCCCCGAACCGGGTGGCGGGTTCGAACTCGTCGAACGAGAGGTTCCCGCGCCGGGTCCCGAGGCGGTGCGGATCGGCGTCGACGCCTGCGGGGTCTGCCACAGCGACAGCTTCGTGGAGGCGGGTAGCTACCCCGGAATCGACTACCCGCGGACGCCGGGCCACGAGGTTGCGGGACGGATCGACGCGGTCGGCGAGGACGTCACGGCGTGGTCGGTCGGCGACCGCGTCGGCGTCGGCTGGCACGGCGGCCACTGTTTCGCCTGTGAGCCGTGTCGACGGGGCGACTTCATCAACTGCGAGCACCAGACCATCACCGGGATCCACACCGACGGCGGCTACGCGGAGTACATGACCGCTCCGCGGGAGGCCCTCGCTGCCGTTCCGGAGGAGCTCGACGCCGTGGCGGCCGCCCCGTTGCTCTGTGCGGGCGTAACGACGTTCAACGGCCTCCGGAACACCGGCGCGGGTCCCGGCGATCTCGTCGCCGTGCTGGGTATCGGCGGCCTCGGCCACCTCGGGCTGCAGTTCGCCAGCCACGCCGGCTTCGAGACGGTCGCCGTCTCGCGGGGGACCGAGAAGGCGGAGTTGGCGCGGGAGCTCGGCGCGGACCACTTCGTCGACAGCGAGGCCGAGGACCCCGCCGCGGCGCTGCGGGAGCTCGGCGGCGCCCGCGTCGTCTTCGGCACGGCGCCGTCGAAGGCGGCCATCGAGTCGGTCGTCGGCGGCCTCGGCCCGAACGGCCAGCTCGTCCTCGTCGCGGGGCCGGAGGAGCCCGTCGAGCTCCCCGTCGGATCGCTCATCGACGGGCGCAGCAGCGTGAATGGGTGGGCGTCGGGGACCGCACGCGACTCGCAGGATACCTTGGAGTTCAGTGCGTTGCGGGACGTGACGCCGATGGTCGAGACGTTCCCGCTCGACGAGGCCGCGGCCGCGTTCGAAGCCATGCACGAGGGTGACGTGCGGTTCCGGTCGGTGATCGTCCCCTGA
- the proS gene encoding proline--tRNA ligase encodes MSDDDQTLGITESKEYATGDWYAEVCQKAGLTNYGPEGMSGFIVARPRAYGLWERVQGELDARFKDTGVQNAYFPLFIPESYLEREKEIVEGFDPEVAWVTHGGHDELEERLAVRPTSESIIAPYMSQWIRSHRDLPLRVNQWASVVRWEATETKPFFRTKEFLWQEGHTAHETSEDAWEETLLRLDQYEEVYEDVLAIPVMRGQKPEHDKFPGADTTTTVEALMPDGKSVQGATSHHLGQSFAEAFDITYSDEDEEERVAHTTSWGFSWRSLGALIMTHSDDQGLVLPPTLAPEQVVIVPIYQSDTKEEVLDYADGIADELEDAGVRVELDDRDERNPGFKFNEWELKGVPVRFEIGPHEVEDGEITAVHRPDGEEVTIDRDGVADAAQEELDTVYAKLYADAEENIEANVRDADDRAGILGTLGQHGGYVRTPWCGDEACEEEIGDQMAAEIVMVPFPDDEEKHHDDVLAGDAECAVCGDDAEETAYFAKSY; translated from the coding sequence ATGAGCGACGACGACCAGACGCTCGGGATCACCGAGTCGAAGGAGTACGCCACCGGCGACTGGTACGCCGAAGTCTGTCAGAAGGCGGGGCTGACCAACTACGGCCCCGAGGGGATGTCGGGGTTCATCGTCGCCCGCCCGCGCGCCTACGGCCTCTGGGAGCGCGTGCAGGGCGAACTCGACGCCCGGTTCAAGGACACCGGCGTCCAGAACGCCTACTTCCCCCTCTTTATCCCCGAGTCCTACCTCGAACGCGAGAAGGAGATCGTCGAGGGGTTCGACCCCGAGGTCGCGTGGGTCACCCACGGCGGCCACGACGAGCTCGAGGAACGACTGGCGGTCCGGCCCACCTCCGAGTCCATCATCGCGCCGTACATGTCCCAGTGGATCCGGAGCCACCGTGACCTCCCCCTCCGCGTGAACCAGTGGGCCTCCGTCGTGCGCTGGGAGGCGACGGAGACGAAGCCGTTCTTCCGAACCAAGGAGTTCCTCTGGCAGGAGGGTCACACCGCCCACGAGACCAGCGAGGACGCGTGGGAGGAGACGCTGCTCCGCCTCGACCAGTACGAGGAGGTGTACGAGGACGTGCTCGCGATCCCCGTGATGCGCGGCCAGAAGCCCGAGCACGACAAGTTCCCCGGCGCCGACACGACCACGACGGTCGAGGCGCTGATGCCCGACGGGAAATCCGTGCAGGGCGCGACATCCCACCACCTCGGCCAGTCGTTCGCGGAGGCGTTCGACATCACCTACAGCGACGAGGACGAGGAGGAGCGCGTCGCCCACACCACCTCCTGGGGGTTCTCCTGGCGCTCGCTGGGCGCGCTGATCATGACCCACTCCGACGATCAGGGGCTCGTCCTCCCCCCGACGCTCGCCCCCGAGCAGGTCGTGATCGTCCCCATCTACCAGTCCGACACCAAGGAGGAAGTGCTTGACTACGCCGACGGGATCGCCGACGAGCTCGAGGACGCCGGCGTCCGCGTCGAACTCGACGACCGCGACGAGCGCAACCCCGGGTTCAAGTTCAACGAGTGGGAGCTGAAAGGCGTCCCCGTTCGCTTCGAGATCGGCCCCCACGAGGTCGAGGACGGCGAGATCACGGCGGTCCACCGCCCCGACGGCGAGGAGGTCACCATCGACCGCGACGGCGTCGCCGACGCGGCACAGGAGGAACTGGACACTGTCTACGCGAAGCTCTACGCCGACGCCGAGGAGAACATCGAGGCGAACGTCCGCGACGCCGACGACCGTGCCGGCATCCTCGGGACGCTCGGCCAGCACGGCGGCTACGTCCGGACGCCGTGGTGCGGTGACGAGGCCTGCGAGGAGGAGATCGGCGACCAGATGGCCGCCGAGATCGTGATGGTGCCGTTCCCCGACGACGAGGAGAAACACCACGACGACGTGCTCGCGGGCGACGCCGAGTGTGCCGTCTGTGGCGACGACGCCGAGGAGACCGCCTACTTCGCGAAGTCCTACTGA
- a CDS encoding 8-oxo-dGTP diphosphatase, which yields MFEDDPVEELPAATLCHLVDGDDGEEETLLIHKKRGVGSGQWVGPGGKVEPGETPRECVVREVREEVGIDVLDPEKAGVFVYRSDGWDAVVHVFRATEYEGTPEESAEADPAWFPVDDLPFSEMWQTDREWLPIVLDGGTFRGRFVYSDGEPETVRVEQGVTLASE from the coding sequence GTGTTCGAGGACGACCCCGTCGAGGAACTGCCGGCGGCGACGCTGTGTCACCTCGTGGACGGGGACGACGGTGAGGAGGAGACCCTACTCATCCACAAGAAACGCGGCGTCGGCAGCGGGCAGTGGGTCGGCCCCGGCGGCAAGGTCGAACCCGGCGAGACGCCCCGGGAGTGCGTGGTCCGCGAGGTGCGCGAGGAGGTCGGCATCGACGTGCTGGATCCCGAGAAGGCCGGCGTGTTCGTCTACCGCTCGGACGGCTGGGACGCCGTCGTCCACGTGTTCCGCGCGACCGAGTACGAGGGAACGCCGGAGGAGAGCGCGGAGGCCGACCCCGCGTGGTTCCCCGTCGACGATCTCCCCTTCTCCGAGATGTGGCAGACCGACCGCGAGTGGCTCCCCATCGTGCTCGACGGCGGGACGTTCCGCGGGCGGTTCGTCTACAGCGACGGCGAACCGGAGACGGTCCGGGTCGAACAGGGTGTGACGCTCGCGAGCGAGTGA
- a CDS encoding beta-CASP ribonuclease aCPSF1: MSQVDTQLEELKSEIEAEIPSTISITDVKYEGPELVVYTRDPKEFAGDGNLVRELASKLRKRITVRPDPDVLSRPAEAREKVMDVIPEEAGVQDLDFHEDTGEVVIEAEKPGMVIGRHGSTLREITREVGWTPEVVRTPPIESSTVSNVRNFLKQERQERREILERVGRQIHREEMQDEQWVRITTLGCCREVGRAAFILNTAETRVLVDCGDKPGAEGEVPYLQIPEALGAGAQNLDAVVLTHAHLDHSALIPLLFKYGYDGPIYCTEPTRDLMGLLTLDYLDVATKEGRTPPYESAQVREAIKHCIPLEYGDVTDIAPDLKLTFHNAGHILGSAVSHFHVGDGLYNVAFSGDIHYDDTRLFNGAVNDFPRVEALVMESTYGGRNDYQTDQEDSERRLIEVINETHEEGGKVLIPAFAVGRSQEMMLVIEEAMRNGKIPEMPVHLDGMIWEATAIHTTYPEYLRDDLQDRIFHEDENPFLAEQFNHIDGGEDERQEVVDGGPAIILSTSGMVTGGPIMSWLRHLGSHEDSTLTFVGYQAQGTLGRRIQNGWDEIPVSDFGSNRDGRTSTLTLEMDVETVDGFSGHADREGLMNFVRNMSPRPEKVLCVHGDESSVQDFSSALYHEFNMRTFAPKNLETFRFK; this comes from the coding sequence ATGAGTCAAGTAGATACGCAACTCGAGGAGTTGAAAAGTGAGATCGAGGCAGAGATCCCGTCCACGATCTCCATCACCGACGTGAAGTACGAGGGGCCGGAGCTGGTCGTCTACACCCGAGACCCCAAGGAGTTCGCGGGCGACGGCAACCTCGTCCGCGAACTCGCCTCCAAGCTTCGCAAGCGCATCACGGTCCGCCCCGATCCCGACGTGCTCTCCCGCCCCGCGGAGGCCCGGGAGAAGGTGATGGACGTGATCCCGGAGGAAGCCGGCGTCCAGGATCTGGACTTCCACGAGGACACCGGCGAGGTCGTCATCGAGGCCGAGAAGCCCGGCATGGTGATCGGCCGCCACGGCTCCACGCTCCGGGAGATCACCCGCGAGGTGGGCTGGACGCCCGAGGTCGTCCGCACGCCGCCGATCGAGTCCTCCACCGTCTCGAACGTCCGGAACTTCCTGAAGCAGGAACGGCAGGAGCGTCGGGAGATCCTCGAACGCGTCGGGCGGCAGATCCACCGCGAGGAGATGCAGGACGAGCAGTGGGTCCGGATCACCACGCTCGGCTGCTGTCGCGAGGTCGGTCGCGCCGCGTTCATCCTCAACACCGCGGAGACGCGCGTGCTGGTCGACTGCGGCGACAAGCCCGGCGCCGAGGGCGAGGTTCCCTATCTTCAGATCCCGGAGGCGCTGGGCGCCGGCGCCCAGAACCTCGACGCGGTCGTGCTGACCCACGCCCACCTCGACCACTCCGCGCTGATTCCGCTCCTGTTCAAGTACGGGTACGACGGCCCGATCTACTGCACGGAGCCGACCCGGGACCTGATGGGGCTGCTCACGCTCGACTACCTCGACGTCGCCACGAAGGAGGGGCGGACGCCCCCCTACGAGTCCGCGCAGGTCCGCGAGGCGATCAAGCACTGCATCCCCCTCGAGTACGGCGACGTGACCGACATCGCGCCCGATCTCAAGCTCACGTTCCACAACGCGGGCCACATCCTCGGCTCCGCAGTCTCCCATTTCCACGTCGGCGACGGGCTGTACAACGTGGCGTTCTCGGGCGACATCCACTACGACGACACCCGGCTGTTCAACGGCGCCGTCAACGACTTCCCCAGAGTCGAGGCGCTGGTGATGGAGTCCACTTACGGCGGCCGGAACGACTACCAGACCGATCAGGAGGACTCCGAGCGCAGACTCATCGAGGTGATCAACGAAACCCACGAGGAGGGCGGGAAGGTACTCATCCCGGCGTTCGCCGTCGGGCGCTCCCAGGAGATGATGCTCGTCATCGAGGAGGCGATGCGCAACGGGAAGATCCCGGAGATGCCGGTCCACCTCGACGGGATGATCTGGGAGGCGACCGCGATCCACACCACCTACCCCGAGTACCTGCGTGACGACCTGCAGGACCGCATCTTCCACGAGGACGAGAACCCGTTCCTCGCCGAGCAGTTCAACCACATCGACGGCGGCGAGGACGAGCGCCAGGAGGTCGTCGACGGCGGGCCGGCGATCATCCTCTCGACCTCCGGGATGGTCACCGGCGGCCCGATCATGTCCTGGCTGCGCCACCTCGGCAGCCACGAGGACTCCACGCTCACCTTCGTCGGCTACCAGGCCCAGGGGACGCTCGGCCGACGCATCCAGAACGGCTGGGACGAGATCCCGGTCTCGGACTTCGGTTCGAACCGCGACGGCCGCACCTCGACGCTCACGCTGGAGATGGACGTCGAGACCGTCGACGGGTTCTCCGGCCACGCCGACCGCGAGGGGCTGATGAACTTCGTGCGCAACATGAGCCCGCGCCCGGAGAAGGTGCTCTGTGTCCACGGCGACGAGAGCTCGGTGCAGGACTTCTCCTCGGCGCTGTACCACGAGTTCAACATGCGCACGTTCGCGCCGAAGAACCTCGAGACGTTCCGATTTAAATAG
- the nth gene encoding endonuclease III, producing the protein MSDDADDRPAEPAENISGGPDGGGESVVPGDAESAESRAEAVVDELGEMYWQKAYGGQDAFECLVRTILSQNTSDKASQPAHDSLMSRYGGDETDLAESLADAAQDELAETIASAGLYNQKSETIVRLANHIVDEYGGEDGFDEFVKSGDPDEVRDALLEMKGVGPKTADCVLLFAGGRNGVFPVDTHVHRIARRMGLAPADADHEQVRQAMEAAVPGEKCGFGHTAMIQFGREYCTAREPACLDGPEACPLVEYCDQVGVDELSGEVVDPSEVVADD; encoded by the coding sequence ATGAGCGACGACGCCGACGACCGGCCCGCGGAGCCAGCCGAGAACATCAGCGGCGGCCCCGACGGCGGCGGCGAGTCGGTGGTCCCCGGCGACGCCGAGAGCGCCGAGAGCCGCGCCGAAGCGGTCGTCGACGAACTCGGGGAGATGTACTGGCAGAAAGCCTACGGCGGGCAGGACGCCTTCGAGTGTCTGGTTCGGACGATCCTCAGCCAGAACACGAGCGACAAAGCCAGCCAGCCGGCCCACGACAGCCTGATGAGTCGGTATGGCGGTGACGAGACCGACCTCGCCGAATCGCTCGCCGACGCCGCTCAGGACGAACTCGCCGAGACAATCGCCTCGGCAGGGCTGTACAACCAGAAGTCGGAGACCATCGTCCGCCTCGCGAACCACATCGTCGACGAGTACGGCGGCGAGGACGGTTTCGACGAGTTCGTGAAGTCCGGCGATCCGGACGAGGTTCGGGACGCACTCCTCGAGATGAAGGGCGTCGGCCCGAAGACCGCCGACTGCGTACTGCTGTTCGCGGGCGGTCGCAACGGCGTCTTCCCAGTGGACACGCACGTCCACCGGATCGCCCGCCGGATGGGCCTCGCGCCCGCCGACGCCGACCACGAGCAGGTCCGACAGGCGATGGAGGCCGCCGTCCCCGGGGAGAAATGTGGGTTCGGTCACACCGCAATGATCCAGTTCGGGCGGGAGTACTGTACCGCCCGCGAGCCGGCGTGTCTCGATGGCCCGGAGGCGTGCCCGCTGGTGGAGTACTGCGACCAGGTGGGCGTCGACGAACTCTCCGGAGAGGTCGTTGATCCCTCTGAGGTCGTCGCGGACGACTAA
- a CDS encoding DUF371 domain-containing protein, whose amino-acid sequence MTDADASASGGGNGTTHVERIHARGHENVTGEHGSTVEVTSDDWLTPAGDCIVGVEADTTPEAFDDAFVDACRSADATISAEFAVETADGALTDTITGRGDPELTFDGDRSLVGRTSEYVDGRTVFVGADGAAADLDRELIDALAAGAELTLTLTVEA is encoded by the coding sequence ATGACCGACGCGGACGCGAGCGCCAGCGGAGGCGGGAACGGAACGACCCACGTCGAGCGGATCCACGCCCGGGGCCACGAGAACGTCACCGGCGAGCACGGGAGCACCGTCGAGGTGACCAGCGACGACTGGCTCACCCCCGCCGGCGACTGTATCGTCGGCGTCGAAGCCGACACGACCCCCGAGGCGTTCGACGACGCGTTCGTCGACGCCTGCCGGTCGGCCGACGCGACGATCAGCGCCGAGTTCGCCGTCGAGACGGCCGACGGAGCGCTGACGGACACGATCACCGGCCGCGGCGATCCGGAGCTCACGTTCGACGGCGATCGGAGCCTCGTGGGCAGAACGAGCGAGTACGTCGACGGCAGGACCGTGTTCGTCGGCGCCGACGGGGCTGCGGCGGATCTGGACCGCGAACTGATCGACGCGCTCGCGGCCGGCGCGGAGCTCACGCTGACGCTGACAGTCGAGGCGTAG
- a CDS encoding coiled-coil protein, which translates to MVTKQDVLEKYDIEALSEEDNVDLPEEKLEDGSKGELIKLAGQLRDRRNDLNQIASERASKRDDLNAETREKVDEAQEHREKRDDLNEQVQEHKEKRNELNAEANELFDEVEEMKEDLELDDGKDAEELREEIEDLEFKQQTEVLSAEEERELIEKIEDKREQLAEREEKVDQSDELEEKIEKAEEVRSEASQHHQKVTELADKAQEHHNEMIEAYREADEIRDEADEMHELFVEAQEAADRHHEDFVRVQKRLRELDKEEEEERKDEREQKMEEEKEEAEEIYQKFKEGETLDTEDLMKLQKTGLL; encoded by the coding sequence ATGGTAACGAAACAGGACGTACTCGAGAAGTACGACATCGAAGCACTGAGCGAAGAGGACAACGTCGATCTCCCCGAGGAGAAGCTGGAAGACGGCTCCAAGGGTGAGCTGATCAAGCTCGCCGGCCAGCTCCGCGATCGGCGGAACGACCTGAACCAGATCGCTTCCGAGCGCGCCTCCAAGCGCGACGACCTGAACGCGGAGACCCGCGAGAAGGTCGACGAGGCACAGGAGCACCGCGAGAAGCGTGACGACCTGAACGAGCAGGTCCAAGAGCACAAGGAGAAGCGCAACGAGCTCAACGCCGAGGCGAACGAGCTGTTCGACGAGGTCGAGGAGATGAAGGAGGACCTCGAGCTCGACGACGGCAAGGACGCCGAGGAGCTCCGCGAGGAGATCGAGGACCTCGAGTTCAAACAGCAGACCGAGGTGCTCTCCGCCGAGGAGGAGCGCGAACTCATCGAGAAGATCGAGGACAAGCGCGAGCAGCTCGCCGAGCGCGAGGAGAAGGTCGACCAGAGCGACGAGCTCGAGGAGAAGATCGAGAAGGCCGAGGAGGTTCGCTCGGAGGCCAGCCAGCACCACCAGAAGGTGACGGAGCTGGCGGACAAGGCCCAGGAGCACCACAACGAGATGATCGAGGCCTACCGCGAGGCCGACGAGATCCGTGACGAGGCCGACGAGATGCACGAGCTGTTCGTCGAGGCCCAGGAGGCGGCCGACCGCCACCACGAGGACTTCGTGCGCGTCCAGAAGCGCCTGCGCGAACTCGACAAGGAGGAAGAGGAGGAGCGCAAGGACGAGCGCGAGCAGAAGATGGAAGAGGAGAAGGAGGAGGCCGAGGAGATCTACCAGAAGTTCAAGGAGGGCGAGACCCTCGACACCGAGGACCTGATGAAGCTGCAGAAGACCGGCCTGCTGTAA
- the sppA gene encoding signal peptide peptidase SppA has product MSDSSDRLGRLLVIAGVTLLSLLAGWALFVEYAADLADLLGILLVFALGAAAVRTGASIAASQFPGYNVAEVGVEGPITRDGGGNPPIPTGPVGATADEIADQIDLADDDPAVDALLVKLNTPGGEVVPSEDIRNAAERFDGPTIAYATDVCASGGYWIASGCDEIWAREPSIVGSIGVIGSRPNVADLADRLGVSYEQFTAGEYKDAGTPLKEIEEDEREYLQSLIDGLYDRFVDRVAEGRELSEGEIRETEARIYLGTEAAEMGLVDEIGTREDVTDRLEDELGEDVSVREFEPQRGPLARVGMGARSAAYAFGAGLASRVTGEDGGTDVRFRV; this is encoded by the coding sequence ATGTCCGACAGTTCCGACCGACTGGGGCGCCTGCTGGTGATCGCGGGCGTGACCCTCCTCTCGCTGCTCGCGGGCTGGGCGCTGTTCGTCGAGTACGCGGCCGACCTCGCGGACCTGCTGGGGATCCTGCTCGTGTTCGCGCTCGGAGCCGCCGCCGTCCGGACGGGGGCGAGCATCGCCGCGAGCCAGTTCCCGGGGTACAACGTCGCGGAGGTCGGCGTCGAGGGGCCGATCACCCGCGACGGCGGCGGCAACCCTCCGATCCCGACCGGTCCCGTGGGGGCGACTGCCGACGAGATCGCCGACCAGATCGACCTCGCGGACGACGATCCCGCGGTCGACGCGCTGCTGGTCAAACTCAACACCCCGGGCGGCGAAGTAGTCCCGAGCGAGGACATCCGCAACGCCGCGGAGCGCTTCGACGGGCCGACGATCGCGTACGCGACCGACGTGTGTGCAAGCGGCGGCTACTGGATCGCCTCCGGCTGTGACGAGATCTGGGCGCGCGAGCCCTCGATCGTCGGCTCGATCGGCGTGATCGGCTCTCGCCCGAACGTCGCCGACCTCGCGGATCGGCTGGGGGTCAGCTACGAGCAGTTCACCGCCGGCGAGTACAAGGACGCCGGCACGCCGCTGAAGGAGATCGAGGAGGACGAACGCGAGTACCTCCAGAGCCTGATCGACGGGCTGTACGACCGGTTCGTCGACCGCGTCGCCGAGGGGCGGGAGCTGAGCGAGGGGGAGATCCGGGAGACGGAGGCACGGATCTACCTCGGCACCGAGGCCGCGGAGATGGGGCTGGTCGACGAGATCGGCACTCGCGAGGACGTCACCGACCGCCTGGAGGACGAGCTCGGTGAGGACGTGTCGGTCCGCGAGTTCGAACCCCAGCGCGGCCCGCTGGCCCGCGTCGGCATGGGCGCTCGTTCGGCCGCCTACGCGTTCGGCGCCGGCCTCGCCAGCCGCGTGACCGGCGAGGACGGCGGGACCGACGTCCGGTTTCGCGTCTGA